From one Anticarsia gemmatalis isolate Benzon Research Colony breed Stoneville strain chromosome 20, ilAntGemm2 primary, whole genome shotgun sequence genomic stretch:
- the LOC142981552 gene encoding TWiK family of potassium channels protein 18-like: MLEEGSRHCGRAAPEPGAVAGVGGVGGACCWARRRDDEARALCCRCAHKRRASPLTCLAICFLVLTYNLLGGFLFLALEGDAPSEETAVAASKPNLSQAQGAGTDLRSRTVERLWSITEDLNILYKENWTKLAAKELMDFQKVLIKSIRGGAALESRLTYDHDADYRWTFSSSFLYALTLITTIGHGNVTPKSSVGKLVAVAYACVGIPIIMLYLSTIGEALARNFRVLYSRVRPSSLAVAARYPAAPTDSKHFSDCDKRDKFDRQKRTPFQAALNLDSFSGGYHWTCRDHTRVPIVLSLLLIVLYIALGTFVFHTTERWNVVDGCYFSFASLATIGFGELRPGLYASTVSAKAEDIAVGVCCLYILVGIVVIAMCFNLIQEELSSLVRGFSALCAGGAKRAVHSAEAGRAARDDKLAMAVVS; the protein is encoded by the exons ATGCTGGAGGAGGGCAGCCGCCATTGCGGGCGAGCCGCGCCCGAGCCCGGCGCCGTGGCGGGCGTGGGGGGAGTGGGGGGCGCGTGCTGCTGGGCGCGGCGCCGCGACGACGAGGCGCGCGCGCTGTGCTGCCGCTGCGCGCACAAGCGGCGCGCGTCGCCGCTCACGTGCCTCGCCATCTGCTTCCTCGTGCTCACCTACAACCTGCTGGGCGGCTTCCTGTTCCTGGCGCTGGAGGGCGACGCGCCCTCCGAGGAGACGGCCGTGGCCGCCTCCAAGCCCAACCTCAGCCAGGCGCAGGGCGCCGGCACCGACCTGCGCTCGCGCACCGTCGAGCGCCTGTGGTCCATCACCGAGGACCTCAACATCTTGTACAAGGAGAACTGGACGAAGCTGGCCGCCAAGGAGCTGATGGACTTCCAGAAGGTGTTGATCAAGTCGATCCGTGGCGGCGCGGCGCTCGAGTCGCGCCTCACGTACGACCACGACGCCGACTACCGCTGGACCTTCTCCAGCAGCTTCCTGTACGCGCTCACGCTCATCACTACCATCG GGCACGGGAACGTGACGCCGAAGTCGTCGGTGGGCAAGCTGGTGGCGGTGGCGTACGCGTGCGTGGGCATCCCCATCATCATGCTGTACCTGTCCACCATCGGCGAGGCGCTCGCGCGCAACTTCCGCGTGCTGTACTCGCGCGTGCGCCCCTCCAGCCTGGCGGTGGCCGCGCGCTACCCCGCCGCGCCCACCGACTCCAAACACTTCAGTGATTGTGATAAGAGAGACAAGTTCGACAGACAGAAAAGGACACCGTTTCAGGCCGCCCTGAATTTGGATAGTTTTAGTGGCGGTTATCATTGGACGTGTCGAGACCACACGCGAGTGCCTATCGTGCTCAGTTTGCTCCTAATTGTGCTGTACATAGCATTAGGGACATTCGTTTTTCACACCACGGAGCGGTGGAACGTCGTGGACGGCTGCTACTTCTCGTTCGCGAGCCTCGCCACCATCGGGTTTGGCGAGCTGCGGCCGGGCCTGTACGCGAGCACGGTGTCCGCCAAGGCGGAGGACATCGCCGTGGGCGTGTGCTGCCTCTACATCCTGGTGGGCATCGTGGTGATCGCCATGTGCTTCAACCTCATTCAGGAGGAGCTGAGCTCGCTGGTGCGCGGGTTCAGCGCGCTGTGCGCGGGCGGCGCCAAGCGCGCCGTGCACAGCGCGGAGGCGGGGCGCGCGGCGCGCGACGACAAGCTGGCCATGGCCGTAGTGTCCTGA